The Sphingobacterium bambusae genome includes a window with the following:
- a CDS encoding rod shape-determining protein, producing the protein MGLFNWFTQEVAIDLGTANTLIIHNDKVVVDEPSIVAFDRTTNKVIAIGRQAMQMEGKTHDNIKTVRPLRDGVIADFTAAEHLIRGMVKLVNNGKSWFFPSLRMVVCIPSGITEVEKRAVRDSAEIAGAKEVYLIHEPMAAAVGIGIDVEEPVGNMIIDIGGGTTEIAVIALSGIVCDQSIRVAGDNFDSDIVQYIRRQHNIMIGERTAEKIKIEVGAALPELQDPPEDFAVQGRDLMTGIPKQITVSYTEIAHCLDKSISKIEEAILKALEITPPELSADIYQTGIYLTGGGALLRGLDKRIQAKTKLPVHVAEDPLRAVVRGTGIALKNIGRFKFLMQ; encoded by the coding sequence ATGGGGTTATTTAACTGGTTTACGCAAGAAGTTGCTATCGATTTGGGAACGGCCAACACCCTGATCATACATAATGACAAAGTAGTAGTCGATGAACCATCTATCGTTGCCTTCGACCGCACCACCAACAAGGTGATCGCGATAGGGCGGCAGGCCATGCAGATGGAAGGAAAGACTCATGATAACATAAAGACAGTAAGGCCTCTTCGGGATGGTGTTATTGCTGATTTTACAGCAGCCGAACACCTCATTCGCGGGATGGTGAAACTGGTAAACAACGGAAAGTCGTGGTTTTTCCCCTCGCTTCGTATGGTGGTATGTATCCCTTCAGGAATCACCGAAGTGGAGAAAAGAGCGGTACGCGACTCTGCCGAGATTGCAGGAGCTAAAGAGGTTTACCTTATCCACGAACCGATGGCGGCAGCTGTAGGTATCGGTATTGATGTGGAAGAGCCCGTGGGTAACATGATCATCGATATCGGTGGCGGTACCACCGAGATTGCCGTGATCGCCCTTTCGGGTATTGTTTGCGACCAATCTATTCGCGTAGCCGGAGATAACTTTGACTCCGATATTGTACAATATATCCGTCGTCAACATAATATTATGATCGGTGAACGCACCGCAGAAAAAATCAAGATTGAAGTAGGTGCCGCTCTTCCGGAACTACAAGATCCACCAGAGGATTTTGCGGTACAAGGACGTGACCTGATGACCGGTATACCTAAACAAATTACCGTTTCTTATACTGAAATAGCACACTGTCTGGATAAATCTATCTCTAAGATCGAAGAAGCTATCCTAAAAGCCTTGGAAATTACACCGCCAGAACTATCGGCAGATATCTATCAAACCGGTATTTATTTAACTGGTGGTGGAGCCTTGCTGCGTGGTTTGGATAAACGTATCCAAGCGAAAACCAAGCTTCCTGTGCATGTTGCCGAAGATCCCCTTCGCGCCGTGGTAAGAGGTACAGGCATCGCTTTGAAAAACATTGGACGATTTAAATTTTTGATGCAGTAA
- a CDS encoding nucleotidyltransferase, with protein MEEPEKEQQASEAFFQEALQLLHESKLPYMLGGAFAMFHYTGIFRNTKDLDIFCKSTEYIPILKFFAERGYRVEHTDVRWLAKVFKDDFYIDIIFDSVNHICTVDDSWYERAADGHFMNIPVRFIPAEELIWCKLYVQNRERNDNADINHTLLKYGKQLDWDHLLFRIDAHWHLLLSQLLSFQFVYPSEYADIIPQKLFMNLLERAKEQYDLPPPVEKVCRGPLIDQTQYQVDVREWNYKSYTIKTV; from the coding sequence ATGGAAGAACCAGAAAAAGAACAACAGGCCTCAGAAGCCTTCTTTCAGGAGGCTTTACAATTGCTTCACGAGAGCAAGCTACCCTACATGCTGGGCGGAGCCTTTGCCATGTTTCATTACACAGGCATTTTCAGAAACACCAAAGATTTGGATATCTTTTGCAAAAGCACCGAGTATATCCCCATCCTCAAGTTCTTCGCTGAGCGCGGATACCGTGTAGAACATACGGACGTACGCTGGCTGGCGAAGGTGTTTAAGGACGATTTCTATATTGATATTATTTTTGACAGCGTCAATCATATCTGTACCGTTGATGACTCTTGGTATGAACGTGCGGCAGACGGACATTTTATGAACATCCCCGTGCGCTTTATTCCTGCAGAGGAATTGATCTGGTGCAAACTTTACGTACAAAACCGTGAACGTAATGATAATGCGGACATTAACCATACGCTACTGAAATATGGTAAGCAATTGGACTGGGATCACCTTCTTTTCCGAATCGATGCACATTGGCATCTGTTATTGAGCCAATTGTTGAGCTTCCAGTTTGTTTATCCCTCCGAGTACGCGGATATTATCCCGCAAAAACTGTTCATGAATCTGCTGGAGCGTGCTAAGGAACAATATGATCTCCCTCCGCCGGTAGAGAAAGTGTGTCGCGGCCCACTGATCGACCAAACACAGTATCAGGTGGACGTCCGGGAGTGGAACTATAAATCTTACACCATAAAAACAGTTTAA
- a CDS encoding M1 family metallopeptidase translates to MKHIIQTLTVIALTALYTPSHGQLMKAKELFSKADSLRGTLTPLRTCYDIKYYHLDVKVDIDKRFISGSNLFRFQATADFNKLQFDLFENLSVDKVLYKGKSVPFERSYNAVFVSFPQTIEKGKIDSFVVHYSGTPVAATRAPWDGGFDWKTDSNGKPWVATACQGLGASVWWPNKDHQSDEVDSMLVSVSVPNGLMNVSNGRLQKVEKLKNGYTRYDWKVTNPINNYNIALNIGDYVHVKELYQGEKGPLTVDYYVLEENKAKIPHLQKNAKQTLDAFEHWFGPYPFYEDGYKLVETAHLGMEHQSAVAYGNKYQNGYLGRDASGTGWGLKWDFIVVHESGHEWFGNNITSNDLADMWIHESFTNYSEALFIDYHFGKKASLAYVHGNRQGILNDKPMQGPYGVNKEGSGDMYPKGGVLLNMIRTIIDDDDKWRSILRGLNATFYHKTVDYVDVLQYLNKESGMDFTTVFEQYIQRKSIPVLELRKTPDGKLACRWITETAQFKMPVHIGLKGGEQKRYMISDKLTILPLQIDDLNKIDVDTFNYYIGTLMQ, encoded by the coding sequence ATGAAACACATCATTCAAACCCTAACTGTTATCGCCTTGACGGCACTCTATACGCCTTCCCACGGACAGCTAATGAAGGCCAAGGAGCTTTTCAGCAAGGCGGACTCCCTAAGAGGGACGTTAACACCGTTACGCACCTGCTATGATATCAAATACTACCACCTTGATGTCAAAGTAGACATTGACAAACGATTTATTTCAGGGAGCAACCTGTTCCGTTTTCAGGCAACGGCAGATTTTAATAAGCTGCAATTTGACTTGTTTGAAAACCTGTCTGTAGACAAAGTGTTATACAAGGGAAAATCCGTTCCCTTCGAACGGTCGTACAACGCCGTATTTGTTAGTTTTCCGCAAACTATCGAGAAGGGCAAGATCGATTCTTTCGTTGTGCATTACTCCGGAACTCCTGTTGCCGCTACTAGAGCACCTTGGGACGGCGGATTTGACTGGAAAACAGATAGCAATGGTAAACCGTGGGTGGCCACAGCCTGTCAAGGGCTCGGTGCCAGCGTATGGTGGCCCAATAAAGATCATCAATCAGACGAGGTAGATAGCATGCTGGTATCTGTTTCCGTGCCTAACGGCTTGATGAACGTATCCAATGGTAGACTACAAAAAGTGGAAAAACTGAAAAATGGCTACACGCGATACGATTGGAAAGTCACCAACCCGATCAACAACTATAATATAGCACTCAACATCGGTGACTATGTTCACGTGAAGGAGCTTTATCAAGGGGAAAAAGGACCGCTAACCGTGGACTACTATGTTTTAGAAGAAAATAAAGCTAAAATACCACATCTACAAAAAAATGCAAAACAAACGCTCGATGCATTTGAGCATTGGTTTGGCCCCTATCCGTTCTACGAAGATGGTTACAAACTTGTCGAAACCGCCCATTTAGGTATGGAGCACCAAAGTGCCGTCGCCTATGGCAACAAATACCAAAATGGCTACTTGGGGCGTGATGCCTCGGGCACCGGCTGGGGATTGAAATGGGATTTCATCGTCGTGCATGAATCGGGACATGAGTGGTTCGGTAACAATATCACCTCGAACGATCTAGCAGATATGTGGATACACGAAAGCTTTACCAACTACTCCGAAGCCCTGTTTATCGATTATCATTTTGGCAAAAAAGCGAGCTTGGCCTATGTGCATGGCAACCGCCAAGGCATATTAAACGATAAGCCCATGCAAGGTCCTTATGGCGTAAATAAAGAAGGATCTGGCGATATGTATCCAAAAGGCGGTGTGCTTTTAAATATGATTCGTACAATAATCGACGACGACGACAAATGGCGATCGATTTTACGTGGACTAAATGCAACCTTCTACCATAAAACGGTAGACTACGTGGATGTCTTACAATACCTCAACAAGGAAAGCGGCATGGATTTCACCACTGTATTCGAGCAATACATCCAGCGTAAAAGTATCCCCGTTTTGGAACTGCGGAAAACCCCAGATGGCAAGCTTGCTTGTCGATGGATTACGGAAACAGCACAGTTCAAAATGCCAGTTCATATCGGCTTAAAAGGCGGTGAACAGAAACGCTATATGATTAGCGATAAGTTGACTATCCTCCCCCTACAAATTGATGATTTAAACAAGATCGATGTCGACACGTTCAACTACTATATTGGCACATTAATGCAATAA
- a CDS encoding rod shape-determining protein MreD, giving the protein MGKVIVLNIIRFFVVVLLQVALFKNIGYYNVASTFPYIFFILLLPIGLPNLLLFILAFLTGLTIDAFYDSTGVHAAACVALALFRTFFHKITLEVEIKDSFNTPSLGEMGTKWFLPYVFFGTLIHHFTLFLVEVFSFSNFLYTLASIVLSSIFTLCVIFLMSLLVYRRKSRINSI; this is encoded by the coding sequence ATGGGTAAAGTTATCGTACTAAATATCATCCGATTCTTTGTAGTTGTGTTGCTGCAGGTGGCCCTATTTAAAAACATAGGTTACTACAATGTAGCTTCCACTTTTCCCTACATTTTCTTTATCCTACTACTGCCCATAGGACTACCCAACCTATTGCTCTTCATCTTGGCTTTCCTCACGGGATTGACTATCGATGCATTTTACGATTCAACGGGTGTACATGCCGCGGCCTGCGTGGCATTAGCTCTTTTCCGAACGTTTTTCCATAAAATTACACTGGAAGTGGAGATAAAAGATTCCTTCAATACCCCATCTCTGGGGGAAATGGGAACAAAATGGTTTCTGCCCTATGTGTTCTTCGGAACGTTGATTCACCATTTTACACTCTTCTTGGTAGAAGTGTTTTCCTTTTCGAATTTTCTATACACGCTGGCTAGCATCGTTTTAAGTAGTATCTTTACGTTATGTGTGATCTTCTTGATGAGCTTGCTGGTTTACAGAAGAAAATCACGTATCAACAGTATTTAA
- a CDS encoding metallophosphoesterase family protein yields the protein MMATREPIKIAAVGDLHVKMTDKGKWKNYFEEISNIADVLLICGDLTDTGDEEEAHILAEELHALHIPAVGVLGNHDYEKGRQKLIRQMLSTSNFQLLDGESVVIKDTGFAGVKGFGGGFDRYMLSMFGEDAMKAFVQESVDESMQLDRSLARLEQEYPEIPKIALLHYSPTAETVQGEPVEIFPFLGSSLLAEPLIRRQVSAVFHGHAHAGQLIGSLSENLAVYNVALPVLKKHQQEKEFFMVEI from the coding sequence ATGATGGCAACACGTGAACCGATAAAGATTGCTGCAGTTGGCGACTTACACGTTAAGATGACCGACAAAGGAAAATGGAAGAATTACTTCGAGGAAATATCCAACATAGCCGATGTACTATTAATATGTGGCGACCTGACCGACACCGGCGATGAGGAGGAAGCGCATATTTTGGCTGAGGAGCTGCACGCCTTGCACATACCCGCCGTTGGCGTCCTGGGCAACCACGACTACGAAAAAGGCCGTCAGAAGCTTATCCGACAAATGCTGTCGACTAGCAACTTTCAGTTGCTCGATGGCGAATCCGTTGTTATCAAAGATACGGGGTTTGCAGGCGTAAAGGGTTTTGGCGGAGGCTTTGATCGCTATATGCTATCTATGTTTGGTGAAGATGCCATGAAGGCATTTGTACAGGAGTCGGTAGATGAGTCAATGCAACTCGACCGTTCTCTTGCTCGATTGGAGCAGGAATATCCCGAAATTCCGAAGATTGCTCTACTCCATTATTCGCCAACCGCGGAAACCGTACAAGGCGAACCCGTAGAAATTTTTCCTTTCTTGGGGTCTTCCCTCTTAGCGGAACCACTCATTCGGCGACAAGTTTCGGCAGTATTTCACGGCCACGCCCATGCCGGACAACTTATCGGCTCGCTCTCCGAAAACCTAGCGGTTTACAACGTGGCGCTTCCCGTACTCAAAAAACACCAACAGGAGAAAGAATTCTTTATGGTCGAAATATAG
- the mreC gene encoding rod shape-determining protein MreC yields MKNLWLFLVRYNAIFWFILFFSVSIALVVQHNSYQRTSFINSSNVMVGSFYQQVNSWKSYLSLHDANEKLAAENVLLRQQIQNLLQADTSADSVHIVDSIEQGRYAFIVANVANNSVHQKSNYLTLDKGSADGVEKGMGVITSNGVVGIILQTSAHFSSVQSLLHPDTKISVTLDSSEVFGSLVWGSNIDPRFGMVRDIPNHVQVKKGEKVFTSGYSLFPAGIHVGNIVETGIKSGESFLDLKIKLSTNFSNLNHVYIVRDLLVNEKETLETTSQDNG; encoded by the coding sequence ATGAAAAACCTTTGGCTATTTCTTGTTCGATACAATGCGATCTTCTGGTTTATCCTGTTTTTCTCCGTGTCCATTGCCCTCGTCGTACAACACAACAGCTACCAACGCACATCCTTTATAAACTCGTCCAATGTCATGGTGGGCTCGTTTTATCAACAGGTCAACTCTTGGAAAAGCTACCTCTCGCTACATGATGCCAACGAAAAGTTGGCCGCTGAAAACGTCTTGCTAAGACAGCAAATTCAAAACTTGCTTCAAGCGGATACATCGGCTGACTCGGTACATATTGTAGATTCGATTGAGCAGGGTAGATACGCATTTATTGTGGCCAACGTGGCAAACAACAGTGTGCACCAAAAGAGCAACTACCTCACACTGGATAAAGGATCTGCAGATGGCGTAGAAAAAGGAATGGGCGTTATCACCAGCAATGGTGTGGTAGGCATTATCCTGCAAACATCGGCTCATTTCAGTTCGGTGCAATCCTTGCTCCATCCCGACACGAAAATATCCGTAACCTTGGATAGCTCTGAAGTATTTGGATCGCTCGTATGGGGAAGCAATATTGATCCACGTTTTGGTATGGTGCGGGATATCCCTAACCATGTACAGGTGAAAAAAGGCGAAAAGGTATTTACCTCCGGTTATTCGCTCTTTCCGGCAGGAATACACGTCGGTAATATTGTCGAAACAGGTATCAAATCTGGGGAAAGCTTCTTGGATCTTAAAATCAAGTTGTCCACCAATTTTAGCAACCTGAACCACGTCTACATCGTCCGAGATTTGTTAGTCAATGAAAAAGAAACGTTAGAAACAACGAGCCAAGACAATGGGTAA